A genomic window from Triticum urartu cultivar G1812 chromosome 7, Tu2.1, whole genome shotgun sequence includes:
- the LOC125525573 gene encoding MLO-like protein 1: protein MGKPACVITRVVISVISQFICGYSTLPLYAIVSQMGNSFKKSIIDGNVNEGLVNWAEKARRSTRVPNRAAIDANSSPIDEANGGAFEMANTPERSSVEQGTARLI, encoded by the exons ATGGGTAAACCAGCATGTGTTATTACTCGAGTTGTCATAAG TGTCATTAGCCAATTCATATGCGGCTATAGTACCCTACCGCTCTACGCCATCGTCTCTCAA ATGGGGAATTCATTCAAAAAATCTATAATTGATGGGAATGTGAATGAAGGCCTTGTCAACTGGGCCGAAAAGGCAAGGAGAAGCACAAGAGTCCCAAACAGAGCAGCTATTGATGCAAATAGTTCACCAATTGATGAGGCAAATGGCGGCGCATTTGAAATGGCAAATACGCCGGAAAGATCATCAGTGGAGCAAGGGACTGCTAGGCTAATTTAA